CAAACTGTTTCACAATGGTTACAGTCTAATCTACTCACCCTTAATTGTGACAAATCaagatttgttttatttggAAGCACGCGCCGTCTAAAGTCTTTAAACGCTGTTTCTATTAAGATCAATGAAAACCCTGTTGAACATGCCAATTCATTCAAATACCTGGGCGTGACACTTAGAGAAGATCTGTCTTGGAATGAGCACATTAAAAACATTGTAAACAAGACCAACCAGCGCCTTGGACTTCTTAGACGAATCAAGACTCTTTTACCATTAAACGCTCGCCTAATACTTTATCACTCCCTAATTCTTCCACTTTTTGACTATGGTGACATTATATGGGGTGACAAAAACAACACTCTATTGATGAATGATCTCCAAGTACAACAGAACAAGGCAGCGAAATATCAGATATCAGTCAACCAAGATTTTCAGAAAAATCTCGAATAACTTTTAAGGCATTTTGTGTGTTCTGGCAAGGCCACCCCTCTTGTCTTTTTCAACATCAAGAACTAAGTTAAAGTCCCCACCAATTATAATTTCCTCACATTTAAAATTTGATAAGTAATCGAAAAAAACCTGAAAGAAGTTGGATCGTCATCATTCGGAGCGTAGATGTTAGCCACAGTCAGATGCTTGCTATCAGCAACGATATCGCATATTAAAAAGCGTCCATTCGGATCCGAAAAATTCTTGTGGAtctgaaaattaaaattgttattgaaaagaATACCAACCCCTGCTTTGTTGCTACTACAACAGCTGAATAGCGCTTTGTATCCCCACTCACAGGTCCATATATCGGTAGTGTCTTGAGAACAATGGACCTCTTGCAGCATATATACAGATTGCTTTTTCGCTCTCAGCCAGTTAAACACCTCTTTTCTTTTAACATTGTTTCTCAATCGCCTGACATTGAGAGAAACTATTTTCAGATCTGGGCCCGGTtcttcgaaagccgattaacctaatccaggattagcgtaaactttggttgcAGTTTTTAACTTTTGGATGGAAGTTGTTTCCGCtggattttgtttttcaggattGACTTCCCCTAATGTAAAATCTTGCGGAATGTCAGCAATGAGCATTGTTTGGGGATAGAGAATTAAGCTCCTTGATTAAATTTTAATCTTGGGTCagagttaatcggctttcgaacaaccgggccctgttgTATTGCAAGTACTAAAGGAGGCTGAGCCGACTGTTTTGCATATTCACAATAAGAGATATCTAGATGACCAAATGCCCTTGCACTATTGTTAATCAGATGGGTTTCTATGCCCTGGAGacagtaaaacaaaaaaacacacaaaatgaataaaattacaaaagGAATTATGGTGGAGAAATTAGGCAACTTGATTGCATGCTACGGTAAAAGAGAGAAAAGGCCTGCAGCTGTATTAGACCGTTTAAGCTGCCGACCGCCTCTAATTGGTGAAAAACATATTGGCAATAATGACACTGCGAgaagtttgaaaaatttacaggTCAATCTGAACAAAGACTACCTAGTGTTAATTAAATGGTAAATTTTTGCCCGATCGGCCACAGTTTACCTCTGATATACAGTTTATCCGGTTGGAATTGGCTGAAAGAGGCCGCAATTCCGTTTTTCCTGGCATCCTTAAAAGCTTCCATCTGTACTTTGTGGAGGTAATGATTTCCTGAGGAAAGTCTCGGAACATTCAAAAGTTAGTGCCTTTAAGCCAGTGACCCAGTGAAAAGATCTGTTGACAGTCTTTATATCTAAGAAAGCGGGCCAGAATAGGACGCGGGTATCCCTCCTTGCTTTTTCCGATGCGGTGTACTCGCTGAATTTCTACGTTCATTGCTTCCCTGTACCCAAGTTCACGCTCCAAAAAAGCGCGGAGAACGTCTTCGGTGTCTTCGTTACGGCCGCTTATTTCTGTCGATTCTTCTATGTTTGTGAATTTAATATTCTCCCTTTGAGAGTAGGCTTCTAAGTAAAGATTTTTAGTGTGGATCTCATCTAACAAAGCCTCATTCTTCTGGTATTTTGTCTTCAGCTCTGCTAATTGAGTTTCATAGAGTCGATGCGCTTTCTCCGCAGCATCTGACTTATCCTTGAGTTGTTGACCAGTAAAGTTGATCCCTTCTTTTAGATCGTCAATATCTTTCTGCGCTGTTATCTGGAAATCTTCTAGCGTTTGGGTTCGTATCTCTAAGTTCTCGAGATTGGCTTCAATTTTCTTCACGGCTGATTCTATTGAATCAAGCTTTTCCAGTTTTGCTAGGATTGCTTGCAGAGCTGCACCAACATTTGTGTCATACTGAGAACTGTCATAATTTCGTCTTCGTGATGCGTTGGCGAAGAGTATGGCTTCGTTTTCGTTTTGATTTCCGGCGAAAGAGTTGATTCATCGGAAGAGgctgaagatatgatttttcttTTGCTCAAAATTTGACCGAAAAAACGGTCATTTACCGAAAACAGAGCAGAAAGATGGACGGACGGCCGCAACGCACGTCTTTATGCCGCTATTACTCGACCCAGTCCCCTGCGTCTTGCTGTTCCCGCGATGAGACTGTTTACAAATGAGATTAATCTCGTCATTTCTCGTGGTACGCGTCCTGATACACCCAGGGTTTATTCTAGAGCCCGGCTTTGCGGGATTTCCGCAAATTGGAAAAAATGCCGCATGAAATTTACGTTGCCGCGTCAAAAAAATAGACCACAACTGTCTCAATTGCCTTTCTCTTCTCCTTTTGAGTCATCATTTTACCAGTCAAACATCCAGGATTCTGCAGGAATTCGAGCCCAGGCTTTTACAGTTGCCCGGAATGTTTCACAAG
This portion of the Montipora capricornis isolate CH-2021 chromosome 11, ASM3666992v2, whole genome shotgun sequence genome encodes:
- the LOC138023135 gene encoding uncharacterized protein, coding for MAGLFRRAPLAFFSLLEELLQEPDETRDEKDDILMFMMLDNSQYDTNVGAALQAILAKLEKLDSIESAVKKIEANLENLEIRTQTLEDFQITAQKDIDDLKEGINFTGQQLKDKSDAAEKAHRLYETQLAELKTKYQKNEALLDEIHTKNLYLEAYSQRENIKFTNIEESTEISGRNEDTEDVLRAFLERELGYREAMNVEIQRVHRIGKSKEGYPRPILARFLRYKDCQQIFSLGHWLKGTNF